The segment ACTTGTGTCCAGAAATTGTGACACTTCCAATTGGCTTCTTGAAACTAATCATCTGTTTGAAATTGCACAAAGAACTATTAGAATGTTGCTCTCAGAAGTACTCAAGGATTTATATAATTAGAAGTAAGAAGCAAATGAAACTCACATTGTTTATAAAAGGGGTCATAAGACCACATAGTGCAGCATCACAGTGGATGTAAAACCTATCTTGCGAATAGCCACATTCTTTGAGTGTTTCAAGAATAACATCCAGGTCATCGATTGCTCCTTTGAACGTAGTTCCTATAATTAAAAGAACCATCGATGGAAAAGACTTAAGATGACTAATTTGatcacataaaagaaaaaatgaaaaatgataagAGGTTGGAGTATAGGTATATACCAATTGTGACATTTATAATAGCTGGTTTATCCTTATTTTGAAGTAACTTTGCTCTTAAATCTGAATAATCCATCTCTCCGTTTACTGATGTGTTGATTGTTTCTGAATCCATTCTATACATTCTTGCAGCTTTGAAGACCGAATAGTGAGAGTCTTTTGACGCATATAATATTCCATCAGGAAGTAGCTCTCTCCTGCAAAAATAATATGACAAAAATTTAAGAGCaccgaaataataaaattcattaaatgaTATGCTTGTGTCATAAGTATATATGAACTTACCCTAACAAAATACCATGGAGATTGCCTTCGGTGCCACCATTGGTAACATATCCCCAGTATTGATCCTTTTCAATTTCCCATAGTTTTGCAAACCAATTCAAAACAGCCACTTCAAAGTCTTTAGAATGGAAATCGACAGTGTTTTGTAGGAAAGGATCACCACAATTGTTTAGGTGAAACTGTAAAAGTGGTGCTAAAGTTGCATAGTGATCATAACAAATGTTGACTGGATAACCTAAATGATAATTGACTCGTTGTGTAAGTGTGTCTAAATAATTGACCAATATAGTGTCCAAAGAGGGACCAGCATTGTTCAATGCAGGTTCCATGACTTCAAGTTGTAAGTTCTTCCTTGGCCCTGCACCTGATTGTTGCAccttttgttttttgttgtCCACATTGGGAAACAATCTTCGCCGCGCTAAACTTCTAGGTGTCATCGCTGCTAAACTTCTGGGTGTCATAGGTGATGGCTCAAAATCCTGTCAAATATCATAATCCAATTTAAGATATagttaaagtaaataaaaacatattttatctAACGAGGAGGTCACACAATTCAACCACTTTAATTCTCACATCTAAACATTATTTCTTTTAGGTGTTGGAAAACATTGGTTCAAAATAATAGCACTATCAATTGTTTGTACATGTAAATAACATGAAGAGTACATACCATTTCAAGTGAGAGACTACCCATTCTCTTAAAGCAAAAATTTAcaagttttcttttctttattttttttttgcttagaATGGAAAACCAATTTCTGTGTGAATTTCGTTCATGTCTtgagtatttatatatatagctcTATAAAAGACCAAATGTTTGTGCACTAACCACccttttcctctctttttcctGTTAGTTTCTTCAATATATCCCACTTGCCTTATTCTAAAGACCATTAAGTTATATTGCAAAAATGAATGTGGTCTTGACCCCGTGTTAGAAAGTGACTGCTCAACTTTGTTCCAaacattttttctattttgaatgGGTAGGttagattaattaattagattccTAATCAAAATAATCATGCTAATATTGGTGCCAAAACTCAAgtgtgtaaaaaaaaattaattctcttGACTCAATTAGAATTAGTTACGTCTCTGGTATGAACCATTGTGTAAATACAATcaataaaatgtcatttttgtaTCAACTGCCTTccgagaaaaaaataatgagaacaCCCGACCTCGaagaattaattattatactaAACCTTTCATTTGTGTCAAGAAGTGTCAATATTTGTATTAACTAAAATTTAAcctctatatataatatataattttccaatAAAGGAGTATCGCTTGATGCTCGGCTCTGCTCCTGGTGTAGGAAGGTTCAACAGATGAGTTAACtgtaatcaattttattatttctcaaCTTTCATCCATATTTATATAACAGAGAGGTACAGTCAATATTTCCATTAATCAAGGGAAGTGGTAGGGATATTTCATcgttattttgtttttcttggaTGATATTTGAGTAagtttacatataaaatatttacggGGAAAGGTTGATGAAATTAAAGTTTCGAAACAGATATGATTTTAGACTTTTATAACAGTACATGGACTCAATTGTGGTGTCACAAATGTGATATATTTTGtgcataaaattatttttagttacttcaagaaaaatcatattaatgaaaatatttatatatactataacaaaaataacttattagctgcaataaatatacaaattaacaAAGATAGTTACAGTTTtatcataatcagttaattgtCATTTGATTCATTGTCGTTATAGATTTTAgggacatttatttttttttaaaaatgctcGTTacctttataaatatatatttaacaataattatactattactattaattaattaccgcTAAAGTCTCTAGTCACAATCACGTCATTTTTTGTTCTACAATAATTTTtccaattattttttgttataccAAAATTGATATGCATTTCatagtttaatatttttatgctAATCTtttatcatgaaaaatatttcaacgtCATCAACTTACATgtttcattatcttttttttaaaaaaaaaaacttgtgtATATGCACGCCATAGAATAAAAAGGAGGCCCAGAAAAATATTATGACCAAATATTGaagttcaaaaataattacactaatttataaagtaaagtaaaaatatttaaatgaatttcACAATGTAATATCAAACTTGCAATTTTACGTGAGACGAATTTGaattagtcaaatttcaattcaaatatCAAATGCCAGACGAAAATcgaaaaggaaaaaatcaaaCTCATGATGATATTCCCTTGtataatcaatatttttgtgTGCAAGGTTGTTAAAGTTGAAAGTTAAGTGCAAACATTTTTTGACCAAATAGTTGCAAGGCCGCGGCATTTtgctttctctctctagattccttttttttctctaaattcCAAACAAATgtcaataatatcaaaaatgAACTGGTCCAACCTTTGAATTGGTCTTTTTAAATCTGTTCACACTAATTAATCATTCAAAAATATCAGTCGATAAATCCAATATATGtgttactaatttatttttattttttctgtcACAACTAATTGTCCTTAATGCACAATGTAGACTATAGTATATACTAAGCTTAGTATTATGCAACTGTCACAATTTAACCGCTAATATTTCTATCTcgtgaaatttgaaaaatatagtttaaatttatatttttactatcGTAATTTCATTTATGATGGATAATCTTCTTATTTGTTGACCTATTCAAATTTTGGAATTAGACTTGATTATTAATGTTGATATCAGTGGAGTTCGTAgttgataaattatatttaaaaaagcaTTCAATTTGCTTCTGATTTTGATTATAaagctaattatttttttgcctTTTACTTGAGGACATAATGTTTCTTGTTGCATACGCCTCTAAAATTCTCAGACATTATAAATctattatttcttattaattGACTAATTAGCTatagaataaaatttaatgCTTGTATACGTTAATTGGGTTTAAGTGagtgattaaaattttaaaattaacttcaaccagtaaaaaattgtaaaatgaAGACCAGGTGTGTGTGCATAAAAGAAAATTCTTGAGTGATCAGTCTTTCTTCTTAAttcttatattaatattatattttgtctTTTGGTAAATTGTcattaaaaatctttaaaactccATATGAACTAATTTTTTCTAACCAACGAAGTTGAACATTTTTAAGTACCAAATAATGTTACTTTATGGTCTTCATATCTAATTCATTGACATCATATTGTTTCCGTGTGGTATCACTAACCTAATTTTTTCAACAATTAATCgactattaaaaaattattattttttgttgataattttgttttagttattttataaatattttgattaaaatccatgagaaaaataataacattttcatACGAAAAAATTTGCGAAaatttttcactattttaaTCATGATAATCTGTTACTTacgatgtattttttttcattaagcTTACTGTTGAAAAAATCTATATTTCTAGACGTTATTACCGTATATATCCACCCAAGGCAAAATCAAACTTTTAAGCGTCAACCATATCCCatgtgatatttaattaattttgttaaaaaaataaaatttcaaagatTCAATCCACTAGAGCTCTACTttagttaaatttattaaaatccaAGTTCTTTTAATGAAGACATTATTCAGTATTATCACACGAGTCactttatcaatataatttattttctcccCTTGCAATTtgcaaattttcaattttcaactaCCTCCACTTTGAAGTTCTCTTTTCAACCAtgtaattaaaataaggaaaaggattatttttctccttttctattaaaaaagatttaaatataccattttttataatatcccaattagaaaaagaaaaaaaaaacattacctAAATATCCAAAAGTACCCCTCTcagctattttatttttattaaaacctcattaaatatgtataatgaTGTATCGAAAATTAGGTGCAAAGGTTCGTCCGCCTACGTACCCTCTGTATTTTTAAGCTAACACTCTTCTAATTAGTCAAACATTCGACTTTTAGAGAAATAAAACTTTAACAAGTGTGATTTTGCAActtcacaaaaaaatcaaggcaaaattataattttaaaaaaatgctaagatttttctttgaattgCGTTCATATATACTTTGAGATATCAATAAAATATGCTCTCTAAAATGAATTAGTAcgattttttgttataattggTAGCTACGAAATTTATCATTAATCTCCTTTTAATTCGTCTCTAAATAGCTCCCAACTAAtggaatgtttttttttaatacgtAGCTGAATAATATTAGCATAAAATTTTTATAGCTTAGCTATAAAATTTTGTCAGTCGCTAATTTCTTGTTTTCTAGTAATTCTAGATAGATTCACAGACTTCCCAACAGATATTTGTTTTCCTTAAAGCCCTACTTTATTGTTCTAGCTCTTGGCCCTATAAGCTTACGAGTCGTCAGTCACTCAGAGAATTTTATCGATCAGAATAGACCCCTATATATACGAGTGATAATTAAGTATCTATCCTTCTTGCATGATGATCgatgaaatatttatccatcTATATGATCTTGAATAATATTCACCGATTATCAGGTAATTTTCAATATTGAATTAAGTTGAAATTCATTTGTTCATCCGTATGAACATAAATTTGGGATATGAAGTAGGCCACTAGCATTACGTGAAATGCACTATACAATGATGGTGCTATGCATTAATGGCCACTTATGTAATTCATTCCCTTAGATATTGTTTAGTGCATTTTGGCAATGATGGCCTTAAAATTCTCCATAAAATCTAAGCGAATCTATTGACccttttttttccctttgtAGTAAGTATTATTTTAGCCTAGACCAAATTAAAGTAGATAAAGTAAAGGAGGCGTTAACTAGccatgaatttaaaattttcatttctttgcCATTGAATATTGGGAATCACGTTTggttataaaattatgaaattcaacttcaagttgattttcaaaaatttaaataaaaagtgtTTTCACTTCAGATTATCCGcaaaaactcaaaaacaattttaatttacATTCATGTCTAaacaaaatttctatttttcaaatattatttttcattttaaaaataaaaattattttttaaaaattttacagtAAAACATAATCAAATATTCGCAATTGATTGATCACTTATATGCACATTATCATTACATACGACCTTGGAGTTTACAATTGGTTAATCCTCTTATATTGGCGTCTTTCTTAAGTGTTTTTATACATAGAGATTTGAAAGTTACAAAAAGGTCTACATAGTCTTAATTCCTTATTAAATATTCTTCTCAAGACACATTGTATGTATTTGCTAGTCGTTATAAAATGCAATCCTTTTCTTAAGTGTATGATTTAAAGAATCATTGATATAAATACATATAGTACAAATTAATGTGGGAAAGTACAACGTAGAAAGGTAAGAGTTGGATGCAACTACATATACACTTTTGTTTGTGGCCgtctcattttattttcaattttaaattttataatctttacgtatttattttttcatatcttGAACATCTTGATAAAATTCTCCATCCGTTACTATACATACGTACGTGCTTGCTTTGTGAACATACTTGTAGTCTAGTAATATtgttaaacaaaaaatcaagGCCATGAGTCAGGTCCATTTACTAATTACGTAATTTTGAGATTGTGTGAGTAGCTAAAATTAATTGGCCTGTTTGCCCTTttcttttcgttttttttttaattcttaagaAAAGTTTACACTTGCATTCATTAATTTGGTCAACtcttttttccaatttaaagGTTTTCACAATTAACATGGGAAGTAAGACTTACGTTGAGAATGTACACGAAATCTAAAAGCATAAAACTGCAACTGGAGCATTATTACTATTAGATTTCTTTCGTTTTAAAAGaagtgatatttttaatttaaaatattcttcttAAAAAGTCACttacttttcataaaataagtactttattattttatttttaattaaatgtctTACAGAAAGAAACGATTTTTATTAATGTAACACTCCATGTATTAAAATAAGggtgattttgaaagaaaaaaaaaacttatttgaaacaaaataaaaagataaaaacagaACTTACTTTAAAAATGAACAAGTgcttattagttattattacttcctttgttttatttacattattgtgtttgacaaaatataaaatttcataaaagtattttttttctctaattaCGTTAAATATATTACTCCGTACTTagtattttgttttatataaagaCACTATAGTACAATACataatcaattttaatatttttcaaccACAAATTAAAGATATTACAACTTCTTttagtaaaagaaaatatgaagaaattgatAAATTACACAATTTTTATAAGAATAAAACAACACCACTAACAGGTCTCTTCCTCAATTTCCCCCTTGTTATGTGCATACTTTTGAAGATTTTCACCATGCAACTTCCCATAtctaaattcatcaaatatttcaactcccatatttatgtaaaaatcaTATGACTTCTTATTCCAAACTGCTACTATTCCATCGACCGATACGAACCCATTGTCCGCAGCAATGGACGAAACTGTTCCAAACAACAACTTCCCCATTCCCAACTTTCTATAACTCTCTCTGAAGTAAAGACTCTCAAAATAGAATCCAGGCTTATCATTGAAACATGAATAATTCGCGTAAAAGAAAGCATATCCCGCGATGTAAGCATCACTCTTATCATCATATTTGGATCGGAATTCCTCAACTTGTCCTTCTACGACTGGGAATTTAAGGTCAAACGTTGTAAGGACAGGCTTGAACCCTTCGTCTGTAGTATTTTTAGGTTCGTCAAAAGGTGTTGGAGAGACTTCAAGTAGAAGTACGGATGGACCGTAGAAAAGAGGAAGAGGATTTTCTTTAAAGAGCAATTTGGCTAAGGAGGACTCGGTAGCTTTGTATAAATGAGTATAGTTATGGTATTCATGGATTTGGTAAAACAATTTGTATATATGAGAAAGATCAGATTTCGTAGCGAGACGAACTCGTGTGTATATCTTTCCAGTGATGGTAACGTCCGATGATGCATCGGTGGTTATAGCTTGTTGAAGAGCAGGAGCCATGAGATATTGTTTAGTTAAATTTGAGAGGAATGAAATTTAAGATAAAAGAAATGTTGAAAGGTTTAGTAATGAGATATTGTGTTTGGGATAATAATAGTAGTTATTTATAGTGGAGAATTTggctctttttttaaaaaaaaaatttaattatttggttAGTGAGGTTCATGGTAATAGGTTCcaacgaaaaaaaaaaaagttggtgGAGATAAGTGTGCGTTCTATATCTATATTGACTGGGTCGGCTGAAGGGTCAAATCATTGATGGCTTAAgtctcaattttttattttcttatagaaaaaaaggataatattttatgaattacGCATCAAAATTTGGCCaccattaatttttaaatgtaatgatgattaactactttttaataataattgtaataataataaaatggacGGAACAATACTCATGTGTAAACTGCTGGAGTTTGAACTTTGACAAGTggaacttaaaaaataatttactcaAATAAACTTTCACCATTTAAGcgtaaaaattgaataaaatcttAATGATTCGaggaattcaaattttaatcaatttaattttataaataattcatgaagtttcaaatgataaatatttccCAAATTTTTGAAGCTTCAATAAATTGTACCTACCCATTGTAGCCACCTAATATTTGTcatcatttatttctttatagaCGAAAATTTTTCATTCTATACCATGAATACAAAggaaaaaattagagaaaaaaacAAGTGGGAGTACAGAGTGCAAGAGATGGTTTAGCTTGGaccatgcaaaaaaaaaatcattaaaatgttAACAATATTGTACGAATAAACTGACTATtctttaacataataaaaataaataaagattttGACTTTGTATGAAGGCAGACTTTCACCAACCTTATACTGCTATGATTCAATGAATTAATTTGACTTGATAcacaatttaagaaaataataaaaattttgatcttttaattctaaattaatattatgttaaatgtatTGTAATGTCCTTTAATTTTGTAGTCTTAAATATTctacatgaaaaattaaaattaaaatgttatcaaaaactaaaaaaaattattctttttttttagaggAAGCAATAAATAACAATATCGTTGTTGACCATTTCAGCAACATGGATGAATATTCTATGGATTACATAAATGAGGTGTGGAAGTCAGGTGAAGTCGTCAACATTGACAATATAATGTTTACCAAGATGCATGAAATTTCAACAAGGATAATATATAAGAATCCATATATATTCACACTGAAAATGAACATGCTTTacagaaaattattttcatcttaAATGAacttatttatgaattttccaTGCACATATGTTTTCGGAAATAGCTAGTCAATCACGCAAATGTGTTGAACATTTAAGACAACGACAATTTAGTGGGTGTGTCAATTGAACATATAAcaagttaaaatattatatcataatttacaaattaattttttattatttatttcgaTAATAAAGAATAAACTTTTTACAACTGtttcatcaaattcatttttttatcgataattttcaatatttttaaaacacatGTAAGAGTTACAAGTAGGGGTGTACATGATGTGGTTAGTTCAGGTTTTTCAAATATCGAACCAAACCATTTGTGTCGGATTGttgaatttataaaccaaaccaaaccaataaaaaTCGGTTTTTTCAACTTCGGGATTTTTTGGATTTTCGGGTTTAAAGTATTcgtacaaacatataatttacttgtactttaaatttttctttagaCCTACCAAAATTCAACTATCTaagttatttttcaagaaaataacaaaaaatatgatataattaatgacactaaaatatccaacaaaataataataataataatatcgcgtaaaacaaatattgcaaattaataagtcataatgaaattgatcataatttaaagtactaaatcatgctaaaataagtttagtaagtattagttacatgactaaatattaaaaaaaagtaaaattagatcatgtattttaaatgtctaaatatatgtaaaactaaaaaacaaatattcaatattattgtcattcttagtgttgaattgattttcttttgcattagtattaatttgatttttatttaaactttattgtAATTACCAACATGTATGGACTATAATCCTTATTAGATCATTAAGAATGCTAACTtccaaatatgaaataaatatattaaaagataaaaactatgaaaaagtataagagatatttaaaaattgtatcaaagtaagtatttttacgtataaaataaaattttaaaattatatagatAATGTCGGATGGTTTGTTCTCGGGTTGAgtttttttagttgaaaccaAACCAATTCAAATATAGTCGGATTTTTTTCCCCAACACtaaaccaagtcaaaccaaactactgatcaaatttttttcaatttatgatTTGATTCGATTTTTAATTCGATTTTGTACACACTTAATAAAAGTTAAATCATGATATTGTATAACACATACATTTTTGTAGTTTTTGTACTAGttaaaagataaagaattaGTTGAACTCtaaagatgataatgataataatacatccggaaataaaagaaaaaatatatctatattATCTTATAACTTGCTTCTATAACTCGTTGATAGCTTACTACAGGGGCGGACCCAGTAAGCCAGACGCGGGTGCTCGAGCATCCATTGATTTccgaaattttttgtatatatatagaaaatatgatacatatgttattataatttaaatgagcACCCATAGAACAAAAGTAGTTGTGGGTGAACTGATTTAAACCTCTGCAATAAGAGGCGCGCGAAGCCACTAGCGAGGGTTCAAATACCGCCACTGACTTACTACCATTCAAGATGAACTTTTGACTTGTAGTTGATTTATCCCCCTAAGCGCGAAATGATAACTttagaataataatatatcattagACTATCTACAGTTTTATTTATCTCTGGAGAACTTATTTAGCACAAATCCTATTAGAgatgtcaaaataaatattggATACTAGGAAGATATAGTTTTAATAAGACAGAATATATGGAGTCCCCTTAAACTTGTAccttttatatatacatatatattaataaatcatgGCCTAGTTGTGTTGTATTTCATCAAAAAAGGTGGAACATGAGGGGAATCGAACTTtatcttcaaaattaaatttgtactTGTTTTCTATATATTGCAAAGGAATAAACAT is part of the Solanum pennellii chromosome 8, SPENNV200 genome and harbors:
- the LOC107027073 gene encoding histidine decarboxylase-like isoform X3; this translates as MGSLSLEMDFEPSPMTPRSLAAMTPRSLARRRLFPNVDNKKQKVQQSGAGPRKNLQLEVMEPALNNAGPSLDTILVNYLDTLTQRVNYHLGYPVNICYDHYATLAPLLQFHLNNCGDPFLQNTVDFHSKDFEVAVLNWFAKLWEIEKDQYWGYVTNGGTEGNLHGILLGRELLPDGILYASKDSHYSVFKAARMYRMDSETINTSVNGEMDYSDLRAKLLQNKDKPAIINVTIGTTFKGAIDDLDVILETLKECGYSQDRFYIHCDAALCGLMTPFINNMISFKKPIGSVTISGHKFLGCPMPCGVQITRKSYINNLSTNVEYIASVDATISGSRNGLTPIFLWYSLSAKGQVGLQKDVKRCLDNAKYLKDRLQKAGISVMLNELSIIVVLERPRDHEFVRRWQLSCVKDMAHVIVMPGITREMLDNFTSELVQQRKVWYQNGQTNPPCVGEDIGAQNCACSYHKIDYICP
- the LOC107027074 gene encoding tyramine N-feruloyltransferase 4/11-like; translation: MAPALQQAITTDASSDVTITGKIYTRVRLATKSDLSHIYKLFYQIHEYHNYTHLYKATESSLAKLLFKENPLPLFYGPSVLLLEVSPTPFDEPKNTTDEGFKPVLTTFDLKFPVVEGQVEEFRSKYDDKSDAYIAGYAFFYANYSCFNDKPGFYFESLYFRESYRKLGMGKLLFGTVSSIAADNGFVSVDGIVAVWNKKSYDFYINMGVEIFDEFRYGKLHGENLQKYAHNKGEIEEETC
- the LOC107027073 gene encoding histidine decarboxylase-like isoform X1 — protein: MGSLSLEMDFEPSPMTPRSLAAMTPRSLARRRLFPNVDNKKQKVQQSGAGPRKNLQLEVMEPALNNAGPSLDTILVNYLDTLTQRVNYHLGYPVNICYDHYATLAPLLQFHLNNCGDPFLQNTVDFHSKDFEVAVLNWFAKLWEIEKDQYWGYVTNGGTEGNLHGILLGRELLPDGILYASKDSHYSVFKAARMYRMDSETINTSVNGEMDYSDLRAKLLQNKDKPAIINVTIGTTFKGAIDDLDVILETLKECGYSQDRFYIHCDAALCGLMTPFINNMISFKKPIGSVTISGHKFLGCPMPCGIQITRKSYINNLSTNVEYIASVDATISGSRNGLTPIFLWYSLSTKGQIGLQKDVKRCLDNAKYLKDRLQQAGISVMLNELSIIVVLERPLDHEFVRRWQLSCVKDMAHVIVMPGITREMLDNFISELVQQRKHWYQGGEAEAPCVADDIGTQNCACSYHKID